In Anaerobacillus isosaccharinicus, one genomic interval encodes:
- a CDS encoding CarD family transcriptional regulator: MFKIGDEVVYPPYGAGYVSAIEEQSFTNRKEIYHVIKLLFEELSVFVPSKMLSSRNVRLALDLQGMKKQISNDVTFDFSTRPINKNIKHYENILLTGNIALTISVMTAILNKKISERLNQTEREFYTKLYGIVLSEIMVSERVKKRDAEKLLDGLLKEILLKD; encoded by the coding sequence TTGTTTAAAATTGGGGACGAAGTGGTTTATCCGCCATATGGTGCTGGATATGTTTCTGCTATTGAAGAACAGAGTTTTACAAATCGAAAAGAAATATACCATGTGATCAAATTGCTATTTGAGGAATTGAGTGTCTTCGTGCCTTCAAAAATGCTTTCAAGTAGAAACGTAAGATTAGCATTGGATTTACAGGGAATGAAAAAACAAATTTCTAACGACGTAACGTTTGATTTTTCAACACGTCCGATTAATAAAAACATAAAACATTATGAAAATATTCTTTTAACTGGAAATATTGCATTAACTATTAGTGTTATGACAGCGATTCTCAACAAAAAGATAAGCGAACGTCTAAATCAAACAGAACGAGAATTTTACACTAAACTATATGGAATTGTTCTTAGCGAAATTATGGTTTCGGAAAGAGTCAAGAAACGAGATGCAGAAAAGTTACTTGATGGGTTACTCAAAGAAATATTACTAAAAGATTAA
- the galE gene encoding UDP-glucose 4-epimerase GalE: MAVLVCGGAGYIGSHTVLELLEHQEEVIVVDNLVTGSRAAVLEKARLYIGDIQEEQFLEKIFENHQINAVIHFAANSLVSESVNDPLKYYQNNVHGTLCLLKIMVKFNVKKIVFSSTAATYGEPVNIPILETDPTNPTNPYGETKLTTEKMLRWADDAYGIKHVILRYFNVAGAHIDGKLGEDHSPETHLIPLILQVALDKRDEILIFGADYDTDDGTCVRDYIHVTDIAQAHILALEKLNNDNTSAIYNLGNGKGFSVKEVIDCVRKLTKHPIPVSISPRRPGDPAILIASSKKAVKELGWKPKYGDLETMISSAWEWFKKHPEGYGSNGK, translated from the coding sequence ATGGCTGTATTGGTTTGTGGAGGAGCAGGATATATTGGAAGCCACACGGTATTAGAATTATTGGAGCACCAAGAAGAAGTAATTGTTGTCGATAACTTAGTAACTGGCTCTAGAGCAGCTGTTTTAGAGAAGGCAAGGTTATATATTGGTGATATTCAAGAAGAACAATTTCTTGAAAAGATATTTGAAAACCATCAAATTAATGCTGTTATTCACTTTGCTGCTAATTCTTTAGTAAGTGAAAGTGTAAATGATCCACTCAAGTATTATCAAAATAATGTACATGGGACATTGTGTTTATTAAAAATAATGGTCAAGTTTAATGTTAAGAAAATTGTCTTTTCTTCAACTGCTGCGACATATGGTGAGCCAGTAAACATTCCCATATTAGAGACAGATCCAACAAACCCAACAAATCCATACGGTGAAACAAAGCTGACAACTGAAAAAATGTTAAGGTGGGCAGATGATGCTTACGGTATAAAGCATGTCATTTTACGTTATTTTAATGTAGCAGGAGCTCATATTGACGGGAAATTAGGTGAAGATCATTCGCCTGAAACACATTTGATTCCATTAATATTGCAAGTAGCTCTTGATAAAAGAGATGAGATATTAATTTTTGGTGCTGATTATGATACAGATGATGGAACTTGCGTAAGGGATTATATTCATGTGACGGATATAGCACAAGCCCATATCCTTGCATTAGAAAAATTGAATAATGATAATACAAGTGCGATTTACAATTTAGGAAACGGTAAAGGTTTTAGCGTAAAAGAGGTCATCGATTGTGTTAGAAAGTTAACTAAACACCCAATACCAGTTTCAATTTCACCGAGAAGGCCAGGAGATCCTGCTATCCTTATAGCATCTTCAAAGAAAGCTGTGAAAGAGTTAGGTTGGAAACCCAAATATGGGGATTTAGAAACAATGATTTCAAGTGCATGGGAATGGTTTAAGAAACACCCTGAGGGATATGGAAGTAATGGGAAATGA
- a CDS encoding transposase: MLKNVRSHESYLSFVVEQLDELYKDKAFLKTFYSEPIIWCSLIDLTDATMLLRHRYSSNPRGRKPRQPCDMLRSLMLMHYHHISSIDKWVYTLKTTPVLAVLSGFSPYNVPGVGTFYDFFNRLWLGSTPHLSNRNNRKLKKPRKKGKKNQKQEPKNPKIVEKLVKRALKNKDIKYTPKAHDQLQMIFQSLFVNKSATQGLLGDTMSLSILGDGSPVVTGGRPYGKFLCDCRKQGNWKCQCKRQFSDPDADYGWDSSREKYYYGRSLFMVTASDSPYDLPIYPRLYRASKHDSVLFVSTFHELKHWYSDWKISEVILDSALDAFPIYEMLEHYDVSAIIDLNPRRSKQFQHKQMDINLKGVPVCPIGREMIHWGLNQKTYRRKWRCPAVCGKWECPNPCSDSDYGRTFYTATKDNPRLFPRIKRDSKEWRKRYSLRTGVERCIKRQKVDYRLEDSRGRSSRHWNIRTYIIGMCQHADAWIKEAKKNNFVATNPIIQSFLSL, from the coding sequence ATGCTAAAAAACGTCCGTTCTCATGAATCCTATCTGTCTTTTGTTGTCGAGCAATTAGATGAACTCTATAAGGATAAAGCATTTTTAAAAACCTTTTACTCTGAACCAATAATTTGGTGTTCCTTGATTGACCTAACCGATGCCACCATGTTGCTTAGACACCGTTATTCCTCTAATCCAAGAGGAAGAAAACCGCGGCAGCCGTGTGATATGCTTCGGAGTTTAATGCTCATGCATTACCACCATATCTCAAGTATTGACAAGTGGGTTTATACATTAAAGACAACGCCAGTTCTTGCGGTCCTTAGTGGTTTTTCTCCATACAATGTTCCTGGAGTAGGTACCTTTTACGATTTTTTTAATCGGCTATGGCTTGGTTCAACTCCACATCTATCGAATAGAAATAACAGAAAGCTAAAGAAACCAAGAAAGAAAGGCAAAAAGAATCAGAAACAAGAGCCTAAAAACCCTAAGATTGTTGAAAAACTAGTTAAACGCGCCTTGAAAAATAAGGATATTAAATATACACCGAAAGCCCATGACCAACTTCAAATGATCTTTCAATCCTTGTTCGTCAATAAATCAGCAACACAAGGATTACTAGGTGACACCATGTCCTTAAGCATCCTCGGTGATGGATCTCCCGTTGTTACTGGTGGAAGACCTTATGGTAAGTTTCTATGCGATTGTCGTAAACAAGGAAATTGGAAATGCCAATGCAAGAGACAATTCTCAGACCCTGACGCTGATTACGGTTGGGATAGTTCTAGAGAAAAGTACTATTATGGGCGAAGCCTATTCATGGTAACTGCATCTGATAGTCCTTATGACTTACCTATTTATCCAAGGCTCTACAGAGCCAGTAAACATGACTCAGTTTTATTTGTAAGTACGTTTCATGAACTCAAACATTGGTATTCTGATTGGAAAATCAGTGAAGTCATCTTAGATTCTGCTCTAGATGCTTTTCCCATCTATGAAATGTTAGAACACTATGATGTTTCAGCCATCATTGACCTTAATCCAAGACGTTCTAAACAATTTCAGCATAAACAAATGGATATAAATCTTAAAGGTGTTCCAGTCTGCCCTATTGGTCGAGAGATGATCCACTGGGGATTAAATCAAAAAACCTATCGGCGCAAATGGCGTTGTCCAGCCGTATGCGGAAAATGGGAATGCCCAAATCCGTGTTCAGATTCAGATTATGGTCGAACATTTTATACAGCGACGAAGGATAATCCTCGTCTCTTTCCACGTATCAAACGTGATAGTAAGGAATGGCGAAAACGCTATTCTTTGCGAACTGGAGTTGAGCGTTGTATTAAACGGCAAAAAGTGGATTATCGTTTAGAAGATTCAAGAGGACGAAGTTCTAGACATTGGAATATTCGTACATATATCATCGGCATGTGTCAGCATGCCGATGCATGGATAAAGGAAGCAAAAAAGAATAATTTTGTGGCTACCAACCCGATTATTCAGTCCTTTTTGTCCTTATAA